A window of Halomicrobium zhouii genomic DNA:
CCTCCCGGAGGACGTTGCGGGCCGCCGTCGCGTCGGGACCGTCGACGGTCACCGACGGGAAGTCGTCGTCGCGGACGCCGACGTCGAAACTGACGTCGAGGTCGCCGATCTCGTTCGCGACGAGCGAGGTGAGCGAGTCGAGCGCGCGCTCTCGCGCGTCGCCTTCGATGTACAGCTTTGTTGCGAGTACGACCATCAGGCCTCAGCTTCCGTTTCCGTCTCAGCGTCGACGTTGAGTTCGTCGCGCAGTCGCTCGATCCGGCCGTCCATCGCGTCGACCAGTCTCGTGTTCTCCATCGTCTCGACCTGGTTGCCACATTCTGGGCACTCGAAGCCGAACTCCATGGCCTCGGCGAACTCGAAGCGGATGCCGCAGGTCTCACACAGGTAGAACTCGTTGTCGCGCTCGTAGGCCCGGCGCTCCTCGAGGGCTTCGAGGAGCCGGTACATCTCCGACTCGAGCGCCTCCGGGATGTTCTCGTAGTGGAACGTCCAGAGGTAGGTGAGCCACCCCGAGTCCTCGTCGCGCAGTCGTCGGTACGTCGCGAGATCGTTCTCGTAGAGAATGAACAGCGCGCGACGGACGTCGTTGAGTTCGAGGCCCAGCTCCTCGGCCAGTTCCTCGTCGGTCACTTCGCCGTCCGGCGGCGCGGCGGCGACCGGCATCCCCTTCGGTCCGACCAGTTCGTGGAGGTATTTCTGTATGACGGGATCCTCCAGAAGGTCCTCAAAAGCCATTAGTAACAGTTGCGACCGTCGCGCGGTTAAGTTTTTAGCTTTGGCCGTCGTTTCGGTCCGGGAGCGCCGCGCCGTCTCGGCCCGAGATCCACCCGGAGTTTTACGGACGCGAGCGACGGACTAGCGCCATGGCATCCGTCACCGTCTGGAACGAGTTCGTCCACGAGCGCGAACACGACGCCGTCGAGGAGATGTACCCCCACGGCATCCACGAGACCATCGCCGACGCGCTTGCAGAACGCGGCCACGAGACGCGGACGGCCACACTTCAGGAGGACGAGCACGGCCTCACGAGCGACGTCCTCGACGAAACGGACGTCCTCTTCTGGTGGGGCCACACGGCCCACGACGAAGTCGACGACGCGGTCGTCGAACGCGTCTGCGACCGCGTCCACGAGGGAATGGGGTTCGTCGCACTCCACTCGGGCCACTTCTCCAGGCCGTTCAAGCGATTGATGGGGACGCCGTGTTCGCTCACCTGGCGAGAGAACGAGGAGCGCGAGCGCCTCTGGGCCATCCACCCAGAGCACCCCATCGTCGACGGAATCGAGAACCCGGTCGTCGTCCCCGAGGCCGAGACCTACGGCGAGCCGTTCGCCGTCCCCGAACCGGACGAACTCGTCTTCACCTCCTGGTTCGAGGGCGGTGAGGTGTTCCGGTCGGGGTGTTGCTACCGCCGTGGACTCGGTCGCGTCTTCTACTTCCGCCCGGGCCACGAGACGCATCCCATCTATCACGACGAGACGATCCAGCAGATCCTCGCCAACGCCGCCGAGTGGGCGAGCGAGAACGCCGATACGCCGGCGGATCTGGATACGGAGAACGTCACCGAACCGCCCGAGTCGGCCTACCGGGACTGACCGCCCTGACCGAGGGAACTACTCCTCGACCGACTCGACGCGCTTCCCGGTCTCCTTCGGGACGACCACGCTGTCGGCGTCCTCCCACTCGCGGTCGAGTTCTCGGCCCTCGAACAACCGGTCGAGGAAGACTGCGAGGCCGGCGATCTCGGAGTGGGGCTGGTTCGTCACGCCGACGTTCCAGTCGGCGTGCTCGTACACCTCGAAGGGAACCTTCTCGGCGCCGACGACGACGAGCAGGGGTTTTTCGCGGTGCGCCTCGCGGATCTCAGCTTCGACGTCTTGTACCGGGAGCCCGTACATGGTGAGGTGCGCGACGCGTCCGTTCCAGTCGCGGATGACCTTCGTCGGCGAGTCGGTCGTCTCTACCTCGAAAGGGCCGCCGAACCGGTCCGTGATGTCTTCGATGGTATCCTGCCTGCTGGCGCCGGGGCCGGCGAGGAAGAGCCTGTCGGCGCCCAGCGCGCGGGCCGTCAGGCCGACGTGGGTCGTCGTCCGCTCGTCGCGACCGGGTCGGTGTCCCAGTCGGAGGACGACGACCTCGGGTTCGTCTTGCATGGTGGCCGAGAGGACGTGGTCACGGGAAGCCGTTACGGAAGCACGCAGGAACGTCGAACCGAATTCAGCTCTCCGTCCGAAGCGACTCACTCGGTCAGCAAATCGAGCCCGTCGGCCCGGTTCGTCGGTTCCGTCCGGCGGTCGCTCTCCAGCAGTTGCTCCATGCGCCGTTCGAACTCCTCGTCACCGACGTCACCCTCTGCGTAGCGCCGCTGCAGGACGGTAACCGGATCAGCCTCCGATTCGTCCGCCTGGGACCGTTCTGCG
This region includes:
- a CDS encoding transcription factor — translated: MAFEDLLEDPVIQKYLHELVGPKGMPVAAAPPDGEVTDEELAEELGLELNDVRRALFILYENDLATYRRLRDEDSGWLTYLWTFHYENIPEALESEMYRLLEALEERRAYERDNEFYLCETCGIRFEFAEAMEFGFECPECGNQVETMENTRLVDAMDGRIERLRDELNVDAETETEAEA
- a CDS encoding ThuA domain-containing protein; this translates as MASVTVWNEFVHEREHDAVEEMYPHGIHETIADALAERGHETRTATLQEDEHGLTSDVLDETDVLFWWGHTAHDEVDDAVVERVCDRVHEGMGFVALHSGHFSRPFKRLMGTPCSLTWRENEERERLWAIHPEHPIVDGIENPVVVPEAETYGEPFAVPEPDELVFTSWFEGGEVFRSGCCYRRGLGRVFYFRPGHETHPIYHDETIQQILANAAEWASENADTPADLDTENVTEPPESAYRD
- a CDS encoding tRNA (cytidine(56)-2'-O)-methyltransferase, translated to MQDEPEVVVLRLGHRPGRDERTTTHVGLTARALGADRLFLAGPGASRQDTIEDITDRFGGPFEVETTDSPTKVIRDWNGRVAHLTMYGLPVQDVEAEIREAHREKPLLVVVGAEKVPFEVYEHADWNVGVTNQPHSEIAGLAVFLDRLFEGRELDREWEDADSVVVPKETGKRVESVEE